From a single Nostoc sp. MS1 genomic region:
- a CDS encoding CAP domain-containing protein, translating to MLRKKIWIMWGAIALLSTGCEQIIESLPPLPVVGLQSNQPPRPQIPAESATTAQIEAAVRQGINQVRQKNGLQPLKNNVQLAQVARNYSRQMAEKKFFSHTGADGSTLVDRVRAGGIYYWVVGENLYTSTNIPYPVPSAIEGWMNSPGHRENILRSVYAETGVGVWRVGNTYYITQLFLRRSPLG from the coding sequence ATGTTACGAAAAAAGATATGGATAATGTGGGGAGCTATCGCTCTATTATCCACTGGCTGCGAACAAATCATCGAATCTTTACCACCTCTGCCAGTAGTCGGATTACAATCAAATCAGCCACCAAGACCACAAATTCCTGCCGAATCTGCCACAACTGCCCAAATTGAAGCAGCCGTGCGTCAAGGTATCAACCAAGTTAGGCAAAAAAACGGGCTGCAACCCCTCAAAAATAACGTCCAGTTAGCGCAAGTAGCCCGGAATTACAGCCGACAAATGGCGGAAAAGAAATTTTTTAGTCATACTGGCGCAGATGGTAGCACCCTAGTAGATAGAGTTAGGGCTGGTGGCATTTATTATTGGGTAGTGGGTGAAAATCTCTATACCAGTACAAATATTCCTTATCCTGTACCATCAGCTATTGAAGGGTGGATGAACAGCCCAGGACACCGAGAAAATATTCTCCGTTCCGTATATGCAGAGACAGGTGTAGGCGTGTGGCGAGTAGGCAACACCTACTATATTACTCAGTTGTTCCTACGGCGATCGCCTCTTGGCTGA
- the hetF gene encoding cell division protein HetF, whose amino-acid sequence MSQEFHISVTPVGKDDYLVRTEKVAPGVPLAEELVTWPVADWLAAAGHLMNDPLKSVLQGDMFLSNGRESAIARNSVNLVALGQQLYNALFQGTLRDSWITAQGIAQNHQQVLRLRLGLKDIRLARLPWEVMHAGDRPLATGPYIAFSRYQSGISPGSRLPSTNRLKLSDDGVVRVLMVLSSPADKTSLDLLKQESIRLQAELHRQLPRTIEGGNYLPEIDLTLLNQPGREELTQALEQGRYHVLHYSGHSNLGPNGGEIYLVSSRTGLTETLTGDDLAGLLVNNNIQMAVFNSCWGAYTATLDNNDSGERNLTDSLVKRGIQSVLAMSERIPDEVALTLTQLFYRNLSQGYPVDLCVSRVRQGLISAYGSHQLYWALPILYFQPGFDGFLSAKIATATNVDSLNEYSSPLPANTTAAYSGVLDDADMGLPIEEMISSGLARDSGLDWLGEETWGDLVDEIEYDDPTYAEDSAFVSDIFRQLDQQGIRDEEPDLPPEMGQPLVDSHLERQISPAPREDYASIVPPANHQTAQNLSQELEKFRLLAARDRVRRKRWQFAGIIGAGAIAAILIFTWWWQTRRISLVRDLPPIPAPSVVETPPQPMDLRQMPTGMVTATATTKFNQGDLKGGLAAVEELLNRNALKPAQAALSLVPSDQNKQAAVNFLKGRLAWQAIQTGDKQYSIDDARRYWETAVKANPNSFKYTNALGFAYYAEGNINRANDTWFQALNLALKQGSTTLSAEIPPRSDVPLEALPAYAGLALGMYKSARDLPPDKQAQYMNEVIKLRQAVLEKDPVNYQLDELSKNWLWTEPILKDWRSLLQYNPKKSRPSQ is encoded by the coding sequence GTGTCCCAGGAATTTCACATTTCTGTAACCCCAGTAGGAAAAGATGATTATTTGGTGCGGACTGAGAAAGTCGCGCCTGGGGTTCCTTTGGCGGAAGAACTGGTGACTTGGCCTGTGGCTGACTGGTTGGCGGCGGCTGGGCATTTAATGAATGACCCATTAAAGTCTGTATTACAGGGAGATATGTTTCTCTCTAATGGGCGGGAAAGTGCGATCGCTAGAAATTCGGTTAACTTAGTAGCACTGGGTCAACAACTATATAATGCACTGTTTCAAGGCACTCTCAGAGATAGCTGGATTACTGCCCAAGGAATTGCCCAAAATCATCAACAAGTATTGCGTTTACGACTAGGGCTGAAGGATATTAGGTTAGCACGTTTGCCTTGGGAAGTTATGCACGCAGGCGATCGCCCTTTGGCAACTGGCCCCTACATTGCTTTCTCTCGTTATCAAAGTGGCATTTCTCCTGGTTCCCGTTTACCTTCAACAAATAGACTCAAGCTTTCAGATGATGGTGTTGTCAGAGTTTTAATGGTACTCTCATCACCTGCCGATAAGACGAGTTTGGATTTACTCAAACAAGAATCTATTAGGCTACAAGCCGAACTCCATCGTCAACTACCCAGAACCATCGAAGGCGGTAATTATCTGCCAGAAATTGATCTGACTTTACTTAACCAACCAGGTAGAGAAGAATTAACCCAAGCCCTAGAACAAGGCAGATACCATGTTTTACACTACTCCGGTCACAGCAACTTAGGGCCGAATGGTGGGGAAATTTATTTAGTAAGTAGTCGCACTGGCTTAACAGAAACCCTCACTGGTGATGATTTAGCGGGTTTGTTGGTGAATAATAATATTCAGATGGCAGTGTTTAACTCCTGTTGGGGTGCATACACAGCTACCTTAGATAACAACGACTCAGGTGAACGCAACCTTACAGATAGTTTAGTCAAGCGTGGTATTCAAAGTGTGTTGGCGATGTCAGAACGCATTCCTGATGAGGTGGCGCTGACTTTAACACAATTGTTTTACCGTAACTTGAGTCAAGGATACCCGGTGGATTTATGTGTGAGTCGGGTACGTCAAGGATTAATTTCTGCTTACGGTTCCCATCAGCTATATTGGGCGTTACCAATCTTATATTTCCAGCCGGGGTTTGATGGCTTCCTGAGTGCCAAAATTGCCACTGCTACTAATGTAGATTCATTAAACGAATATAGTTCACCTCTGCCAGCTAATACCACAGCCGCTTACTCTGGTGTACTAGACGATGCGGATATGGGTTTGCCTATAGAAGAGATGATTTCCTCTGGGTTGGCGCGTGACTCTGGGTTGGACTGGTTGGGTGAAGAAACTTGGGGCGATCTCGTCGATGAAATTGAGTACGATGATCCCACTTATGCAGAGGATTCGGCTTTTGTTTCGGATATATTTCGTCAACTAGATCAGCAAGGTATCAGGGATGAAGAACCTGATTTACCTCCAGAAATGGGGCAACCTTTAGTAGATAGTCATTTAGAACGGCAGATTTCTCCTGCACCAAGGGAAGATTACGCAAGTATCGTCCCACCAGCAAATCATCAAACTGCCCAAAACCTGAGTCAAGAGTTAGAAAAATTCCGTCTGTTGGCAGCCAGAGATCGTGTCCGGCGCAAGCGTTGGCAATTTGCTGGGATAATTGGCGCAGGTGCGATCGCCGCTATACTGATTTTTACTTGGTGGTGGCAAACTCGCCGCATATCATTAGTCCGTGATTTACCCCCAATTCCCGCACCATCCGTAGTGGAAACTCCTCCCCAACCAATGGATTTAAGGCAAATGCCTACAGGAATGGTAACAGCTACAGCTACTACAAAATTCAATCAAGGCGATTTAAAAGGGGGGTTAGCAGCTGTAGAAGAATTACTTAATCGCAACGCTTTAAAACCTGCCCAAGCTGCATTGAGTTTAGTACCATCAGACCAAAATAAGCAAGCTGCTGTCAACTTCCTCAAAGGACGATTAGCTTGGCAGGCTATCCAAACAGGAGATAAACAATACAGTATTGATGATGCCCGTCGATATTGGGAAACTGCGGTGAAAGCTAACCCAAATTCATTCAAATATACCAATGCTTTAGGATTTGCTTATTACGCTGAAGGTAATATTAACCGAGCAAATGACACTTGGTTCCAAGCATTAAATTTAGCACTTAAACAAGGAAGTACAACTTTATCCGCAGAAATACCCCCCAGATCAGATGTGCCACTTGAAGCATTACCAGCCTATGCTGGGTTGGCTTTGGGGATGTATAAATCTGCTCGTGATTTACCCCCAGATAAACAAGCACAATATATGAATGAAGTTATCAAATTACGCCAAGCTGTTCTAGAAAAAGACCCGGTAAATTATCAGCTAGACGAATTAAGCAAAAATTGGCTCTGGACAGAACCAATTTTAAAAGACTGGCGATCGCTCCTACAATATAATCCCAAAAAGAGTAGACCGTCCCAATGA